In the genome of Nycticebus coucang isolate mNycCou1 chromosome 12, mNycCou1.pri, whole genome shotgun sequence, one region contains:
- the BHLHA15 gene encoding class A basic helix-loop-helix protein 15: MKTKSRPPRRRAPPQDAEAAPGERTPDRSSPDTGPDPSKGVRSRVARATGARTEGGRRRPGPGPGPGGRRDSSVQRRLESNERERQRMHKLNNAFQALREVIPHVRTDKKLSKIETLTLAKNYIKSLTATILTMSSGRLPGLEGQGPKLYQHLQQQQQQQVGATLGTPEAQPQGHLQRYSTQIHSFREGT; this comes from the coding sequence ATGAAGACTAAGAGCCGGCCCCCACGTCGCCGAGCCCCGCCGCAGGACGCGGAGGCCGCCCCAGGGGAGCGCACTCCGGACAGGTCCTCGCCTGACACGGGCCCTGATCCCTCTAAGGGAGTGCGGAGCCGGGTGGCGCGAGCGACTGGGGCGCGGACTGAGGGCGGGCGCAGgcggccagggccagggccagggccggGTGGCCGGCGGGACAGCAGTGTGCAGCGGCGACTGGAGAGCAATGAGCGCGAGCGGCAGCGCATGCACAAGCTCAACAACGCCTTTCAGGCGCTGCGCGAGGTCATCCCGCATGTGCGCACGGACAAGAAACTTTCCAAGATCGAAACGCTAACTCTGGCCAAGAACTACATCAAGTCTCTGACGGCCACCATCCTGACCATGTCCAGTGGCCGCCTGCCAGGCCTGGAGGGGCAGGGCCCCAAGCTCTACCAGCAcctccagcagcagcagcagcagcaggtggggGCCACGCTGGGCACCCCTGAGGCCCAACCGCAGGGCCACCTGCAGCGGTACTCCACGCAGATCCACAGCTTCCGAGAGGGCACCTAG